The Phaeacidiphilus oryzae TH49 region GGCGATGCTCTTCGTCCTCGGCTTCACCGCCGTGTTCGTCTCCGGCGGCGCGCTCTTCGGCTACTTCGGCAACACCCTCTTCCAGCAGCGGCACGTCATCTCGTATGTGCTGGGCGGGCTGACCATCCTGCTGGGCCTGGCCTTCATGGGGGTGCTCCCCGGGTTCAGCCAGCGGGAGGTGCGCAGCCACCGGCGGCCCGCCGTGGGCCTGGTGGGGGCGCCCCTGCTGGGCATCGTCTTCGGCGTCGGCTGGACGCCGTGCATCGGCCCGACCCTGGCCTCCGTCGAGGCCCTCTCCATGAACGAGGCGAGCGCCGGCCGGGGGGCGCTGCTGATGGCGGTGTACTGCCTCGGGCTGGGGGTGCCGTTCGTCGTCGCCGCGCTGGCCTTCCGCAAGGCGCTGGGCGCGTTCGGCTGGATCAAGCGGCACTATCAGTGGGTCATGCGGATCGGCGGCGGGATGCTCGTCGCGGTCGGCGTGCTGCTGGTCACTGGCGTCTGGGACCAGCTGGTGTCCTCTCTGCAGGAGTGGACCTCCGGCTTCACGATCGGGATTTGAGAGTGACCGAGAACACCGAGACCGAGACAGGGCGCAACGCGGAGGCCGACGCCGCCGCGGAGGAGCGCGAGCTCGTCGCCGCCGGGCGGATGACCACGACCGCCGCCGAGGACCACGCCGACGCCGACGGATTCACCGGCTCGGCGGCCGGGCAGCCGCCCGCGCCTGGCACGGTGGGGATCGGCCTGGTCGGCTGGCTCCGCTGGTTCTGGCGGCAGCTCACCTCGATGCGGGTCGCGCTGATCCTCCTCTTCCTGCTGTCGCTGGCGGCCGTGCCCGGCTCGCTGGTGCCCCAGCAGTCCGAGAACGCGCTCAAGGTCTCCGAGTTCCGCACGGCCCACACCGAGCTCTCGCCGCTCTACGACAAGCTGGGCCTCTTCCACGTCTACAGCTCGCCGTGGTTCTCCGCGATCTACATCCTCCTCTTCGTCTCGCTGGCCGGCTGCATCATCCCGCGCTGCTGGCAGTTCGCGAAGGTGCTGCGGGCCAAGCCGCCGGCGGCCCCGCGGCACCTGGTCCGGATGCCGGTGTACGCGCGCTGGCGGACCTCGGCGCGGCCCGAGGAGGTGCTGGACGGCGCCGAGAAGGTGCTGCGCAAGCGCCGCTTCCGGGTGGGCCGGGCACCCTCGGCGTTCTCGCTCGGCTCGGAGAAGGGCTACCTCCGCGAGGTCGGCAACCTCCTCTTCCACGTCTCGCTCTTCGGCCTGCTGATCGCCTTCGCCGTCGGCAAGCTGTACGGCGGCCAGGGCAGCGCGCTGGTCATCCAGGGCCACGGCTTCACCAACACCCTGACCCAGTACGACGACTTCTCGCCGAGCACCTTCTACGGCGCCGACAACCTGGACGACTTCGGGTTCACCCTGAACAGCTTCAAGGCGACCTACCAGACCAGCGGCGACCAGCTGGGCACCGCCCGCACCTTCGACGCCTACGTGGACTACTGGAACGGCGACCCGGGCAAGACCAAGCGGGCCACCATCCAGGTCAACCACCCGCTGAAGATCGGCGGGAGCAACGTCTACCTGGTGAACCACGGCTACGCGCCGGTGGTGACGGTCCGCGACGCCAAGGGCAACGTCGCCTACACCGGCCCGAGCCCCTGCCTCCAGCAGGACCAGAACTGGACCTCCACCTGCGCCATCAAGGTCGCCGACTACACGTCCAAGGACGGTAGGTCGACCCAGCTGGGCTTCGGCGGGATCTTCGCCCCGACGATGGTCGTCGACTCGGTGCGCGGACCGCACTCGGTCTTCCCGGCGCTGGACAACCCGGCCCTCTACCTCACCGGGTACGTCGGCGACCTGGGCATCGACTCCGGGCTGCCGCAGAACGTGTACCAGCTCGACACCACCCACATGAAGCAGATGACGGCCTCCCAGGGCGCGCCGGCGAAGGCCGCGCTGACCCCGGGGCAGACCTGGACGCTGCCGAACGGCGCGGGCACGCTGACCTTCAACGGCGTGCAGCAGTGGGCGCAGTTCAACGTCGCCCACAACCCGGGCTCCAGCTCGGCGCTGATCAGCGCGGTGCTGGCGATCATCGGCCTGATCGGGTCGCTCTTCGTGCAGCGCCGCCGGATCTGGGTGCGCGCGGTGGAGGGCCCGGACGGCACCACCCTGGTGGAGGTGGCGGGGCTCGGCCGCAGCGAATCGGCGCGGATCGCGGAGGAGCTCGCCGACGTGGCGGTCGACCTCCAGCAGAGCGCGCCGGCCGACGTCGCCGAGGCCTCCGAGGACTCCGAGGACGCCGGGGACCCCGAGCCTTCCGAGGACTCCGCGGACGACGTCCCCGGCCCCCGCGCCGAGACCACCTCCCCGGCAGCAGCAGCCGCCACCTCCGACCTTCCCCCGAAGGAGTGACCGTGTATTTGGCCATGGCGGTCAATGAGAATCTGGCCCAGATCTCCAACTACCTGATCTATTCGGCGATGGCGGTCTATCTGATCGCCTTCTTCGCGTACATCGTGGAGTGGACGTTCGGCAGCCGAAGCCGGGTCGCCAGGCAGTCCGCGGCCCTCACCCTGGGCCAGGCCGTCGCCAGGACCGAGGCCGAGGCCCGCCCGGCCGCCCGCGCCCAGGTGACCGTCACCATGCAGCGCTCCGGCGGCGGCACCGCCGTCCTCACCCGCACCGCCGTCGGCAAGGCCGGCGACGTGGACGTGGTGAGCCGGGGCGACGCCGAGCCGCCGCAGGACGGCGTCGGCGCGGCCGGCGGCAGCGAGCGGGCCGACATGCTCGGCCGGATGGGCGTCTCGCTGACGATCCTGGCCGCGCTGCTCCAGCTGGGCGGAGTGGTCACCCGCGGGGTCTCCGCCGGGCGCCCGCCGTGGGGCAACCTCTACGAGTTCACCTGCGCGCTGACGCTGATCGCCGCGCTGGTGTACATCGGCGCGCTGGCCGCCAAGAAGAACGTGCGGTGGCTCGGCCTGCCGCTGACCACCGGCATCCTGCTGGGCCTCGGCCTGGCCGTCTCGGTGCTGTACACCGACTCCGAGCAGCTGGTGCCGGCGCTCCACTCGTACTGGCTGTGGATCCACGTCTCGGCGGCGATGGTCTCCGGCGGCGCGCTCTACGCCGGGGCGATCACCACCATCCTCTACCTGTGCAAGGACCACTACGAGGTGGCGCGGCAGCTCGGCCGGGCGAAGGGCGGGCGCTGGTCCTCGATCTGCGAGCGGCTGCCGGCCGGGGCGTCGCTGGACAAGTTCGCGTACCGGATCAACGCGGTGATCTTCCCGCTCTGGACCTTCGCGATCATCGCGGGCGCCATCTGGGCGGAGTACGCCTGGGGCCACTACTGGGAGTGGGACCCGACCGAGACCTGGGCGTTCATCACCTGGGTCGGGTACGCCGCGTACCTCCACGCGCGGGCCACGGCGGGCTGGAAGGGCCGGAAGGCGGCGTATCTCTGCCTGATCGCCTTCGCCTGCTTCCTCTTCAACTCCTACGGCGTCTCCATCTTCATCAACGGCAAGCACTCCTACGCGGGCGTGTAGCGGTTCCGCGAACAGCACCGCACCAGGCGACGGCCACCGGGATGCACCCCGGTGGCCGTCGCCGTCCGCGGCGCCGTCCGCGCGCGGGCCCCGCGAGGGTCACCCCACCGTGATCGCGTCCAGCTTCGCGCGGAGGTACGCCGAGGAGTCGACCGGCTCGTACGCGACCGGGCCGGCTCCCGGCGCCGGGACGACGCGGGTGTGCGGGTCGCATTCGTAGAAGTAGACGAGGGAGATCAGCTCCTCGTCCGGCGCCTCCGCCGCCGGCGGGAGCACCCGGTGCCGGCCGGACCTCCAGCGGTCCCCGGTCCAACGGGCCATCAGATCGCCGATGTTGACCGTCAGCGCCTCCGGGTCGTACGGCGCGTCCTCCCAGCCCGCGCCGCCGTCCGCCGGATCGACGTAGACCTGGAGGCCGCCGCGGCCCTGCTCCCGGTCCAGCAGCGTGACGGTCCCGAAGTCGGTGTGCGGGCCGATCCGGAACTGCCCCGGCTGCGGCTCGCCGACCTGCCCGAGCGCCGGGTACCGGTTGATGTTCAGGGTGTGGGTCGGATGCCGGGTGTGGTCGGTGAAGAAGCCCGGCCGCTGCCCCAGCGCCGCCGCCAGCAGCTCCAGCAGGCCGTCGGCGACCTCGCGCATCCGCGCGGTGTAGCGCTCGACGATCGCCCGCAGCGCCGGGACCTCCGCGGTCGGCCAGACGTTCGGCTGGAACCAGAACGCGTCGATCTCCGGGTCCCCGATCGGCCGGTCAGCGCCGATCGTCCAGGACTCCTTGAGGTCCGGCGGGGTCGCGGTGCCCTCGGAGTAGCCGTTCGCCTCGGCGCCGGGGCCGAGCCAGCCCCGCCCGCCGACGGAGACCGCGTACCGCCGCTTGACCTCGGGCGGCAGCTCGAAGAAGGCCCGGGCCGCCGCGCGCACCGCCGCCCGCTCCTCGCGGCTCACTCCGTGCCCGGTCACCAGCAGGAACCCGGCCTGGCCGAGGGCCGCGTCCACCCGCCGGGCGACCTCCGCCCGCTGCTCGGGGCTGCCGGAGCGCCAGGGCTCCAGGTCGATCACGGGGATCCGTGGGCTGCCTGTCATACCGTCCGGCTCCTATTCGCCGATGTCCTCGTACCAGAGTTCCGGCCGGGCGGCGATGAACTCCCGCATCAGGGCCGTGCACGCGGGGTCGTCCAGCACGGTGATCCGGGTTCCGTGCTCGGCCAGCCAGTCGTGGCCGCCGTGGAAGGTCCGCGCCTCGCCGATGACGACCCGGCCGATGCCGAACTGCCGGACCAGGCCCGAGCAGTACCAGCAGGGCGACAGGGTGGTGACCATCGTCATCCCCCGGTAGCCGCGCAGCCGGCCCGCCGCCCGGAAGGCCGCGGTCTCCGCGTGGACGGACGGATCGCCGTCCTGGACGCGCCGGTTGTGCCCGCGGCCGAGGAGCTCGCCGTCCGGCCCGAAGAGTGCGGCGCCGATCGGGATGCCGCCCTCGGCGAGTCCGGTTCTGGCCTCGTCCAAGGCGATGGCCAGCAGCTCCGTGTCTTTCATGACCCAACTCTCGCTGGCGTGAAACACCGGGGCAACGTGCGAAACGTACGCTCCCGGCGAGCCCCCCGCGGACATCACGTCCGCGGGAACGATCCAGGGGAGGCCCAGCGGGCCCCCCGGGGAGGGGAGCCGGATGGCCGCTCTGACGCTCCGCGAGATCCTGTCCCTCGACGTCCTCGGCCCGGCCGCGCCCCAAGTGCTCAGTGGCGAGAGCGAGTTGGGGCGCCCGGTGCGCTGGGTGCACTGCAGCGAGCTGTACGGGATCGGTCCGCAGCTGGCCGGCGGCGAGCTCCTCCTCACCGCCGGTCAGGGACTGGCCGGGGTGGACGCCGGCGCCCGCCGCCGCTACCTCCGCCGGCTGGACGAGCGCGGGGTGGCGGGGATCGCGGTCGAGATCGGCGGCTCGCTCCCGGAGGTCCCGTACGAACTGGTGGAGGAGGGCCGGCGGCGGGACTTCCCGGTGGTCGCGCTGCGGCGGAGGGTGCCGTTCCTCCGGGTCGCCGAGGCGGCCAACACCGCGATCGTCACCCGTGCCGTCGCCGGGCGCGGCCGGCCCGGCGAGGCGGGCGGCGGCCCGGAGTCCGGCCCGCGCCCCCACGCCGACCGGGACGCCCACGCGGCCGCCCTGCTGAGGGAGTTGGCCGAGGGCACGGCGCTGGGCCAGGCGGACGTGCTGGCCCGGGCCCGCGAGCTGGGCTTCCGCCCGTCCCCGCGCCTGCGGCTGATCGGTGTCGCCGGCCCGCTCGCCGAGGCGGGCCTGGTGCTGCTGGACCGGGCGGTCGCGGAGGAGCGGGGCGCGGCCGCGATCCGGGCGGTGGCCCCGGACGGGCTGCTGGCCCTGGTCGCGCTGCCGGCCCGCCCGGGGGTGGACCCGGTACGGCGGTTGGCCGCCCTGCTGGACGGTGCGGCGGCCGCCGCCGGGGAACGCCGCTGGCCGCGGCTCGCGCTGGGCGACGCGGTGCCCGGCGGTGCCGACTGGACCCGCTGGGGCGAGACCCTGCGGGAGGCGCGCGGGGCGCTGCGGCTCGCGCTGAGCATCCCGCCGCCGCGGACGGCCCCGGCACCGGGGCGCGCCGGCGGGGGCGCTCCGGCGGCCGGGGGCGGCGGGCCGCTGGTCACCTCGGCCCGCGCGCTGGCCCTGGAGCGCCTGCTGGTCGGGGACTCCGGGGTGCTGGACCCGGGCGGTCGGGAGCGCCTGGGCCGCCTGGTCGAGCGGGTGCTCGGCCCGTTGCTGGCCTGGGAGTCGGCGCATCCGAGCGACCTCGTGCGGACCCTGGAGGTCCATCTGCGCAACGGCTGCTCCGCGACCCGTACGGC contains the following coding sequences:
- a CDS encoding cytochrome c biogenesis CcdA family protein — encoded protein: MLALGDNGTVAHGALLLAVPVALFGGLVSFFSPCVLPLVPGYLSYVTGFSAADLGDAQGARRGRMFAGAMLFVLGFTAVFVSGGALFGYFGNTLFQQRHVISYVLGGLTILLGLAFMGVLPGFSQREVRSHRRPAVGLVGAPLLGIVFGVGWTPCIGPTLASVEALSMNEASAGRGALLMAVYCLGLGVPFVVAALAFRKALGAFGWIKRHYQWVMRIGGGMLVAVGVLLVTGVWDQLVSSLQEWTSGFTIGI
- the resB gene encoding cytochrome c biogenesis protein ResB, yielding MTENTETETGRNAEADAAAEERELVAAGRMTTTAAEDHADADGFTGSAAGQPPAPGTVGIGLVGWLRWFWRQLTSMRVALILLFLLSLAAVPGSLVPQQSENALKVSEFRTAHTELSPLYDKLGLFHVYSSPWFSAIYILLFVSLAGCIIPRCWQFAKVLRAKPPAAPRHLVRMPVYARWRTSARPEEVLDGAEKVLRKRRFRVGRAPSAFSLGSEKGYLREVGNLLFHVSLFGLLIAFAVGKLYGGQGSALVIQGHGFTNTLTQYDDFSPSTFYGADNLDDFGFTLNSFKATYQTSGDQLGTARTFDAYVDYWNGDPGKTKRATIQVNHPLKIGGSNVYLVNHGYAPVVTVRDAKGNVAYTGPSPCLQQDQNWTSTCAIKVADYTSKDGRSTQLGFGGIFAPTMVVDSVRGPHSVFPALDNPALYLTGYVGDLGIDSGLPQNVYQLDTTHMKQMTASQGAPAKAALTPGQTWTLPNGAGTLTFNGVQQWAQFNVAHNPGSSSALISAVLAIIGLIGSLFVQRRRIWVRAVEGPDGTTLVEVAGLGRSESARIAEELADVAVDLQQSAPADVAEASEDSEDAGDPEPSEDSADDVPGPRAETTSPAAAAATSDLPPKE
- the ccsB gene encoding c-type cytochrome biogenesis protein CcsB produces the protein MYLAMAVNENLAQISNYLIYSAMAVYLIAFFAYIVEWTFGSRSRVARQSAALTLGQAVARTEAEARPAARAQVTVTMQRSGGGTAVLTRTAVGKAGDVDVVSRGDAEPPQDGVGAAGGSERADMLGRMGVSLTILAALLQLGGVVTRGVSAGRPPWGNLYEFTCALTLIAALVYIGALAAKKNVRWLGLPLTTGILLGLGLAVSVLYTDSEQLVPALHSYWLWIHVSAAMVSGGALYAGAITTILYLCKDHYEVARQLGRAKGGRWSSICERLPAGASLDKFAYRINAVIFPLWTFAIIAGAIWAEYAWGHYWEWDPTETWAFITWVGYAAYLHARATAGWKGRKAAYLCLIAFACFLFNSYGVSIFINGKHSYAGV
- a CDS encoding isopenicillin N synthase family dioxygenase, encoding MTGSPRIPVIDLEPWRSGSPEQRAEVARRVDAALGQAGFLLVTGHGVSREERAAVRAAARAFFELPPEVKRRYAVSVGGRGWLGPGAEANGYSEGTATPPDLKESWTIGADRPIGDPEIDAFWFQPNVWPTAEVPALRAIVERYTARMREVADGLLELLAAALGQRPGFFTDHTRHPTHTLNINRYPALGQVGEPQPGQFRIGPHTDFGTVTLLDREQGRGGLQVYVDPADGGAGWEDAPYDPEALTVNIGDLMARWTGDRWRSGRHRVLPPAAEAPDEELISLVYFYECDPHTRVVPAPGAGPVAYEPVDSSAYLRAKLDAITVG
- a CDS encoding nucleoside deaminase; protein product: MKDTELLAIALDEARTGLAEGGIPIGAALFGPDGELLGRGHNRRVQDGDPSVHAETAAFRAAGRLRGYRGMTMVTTLSPCWYCSGLVRQFGIGRVVIGEARTFHGGHDWLAEHGTRITVLDDPACTALMREFIAARPELWYEDIGE
- a CDS encoding PucR family transcriptional regulator, yielding MAALTLREILSLDVLGPAAPQVLSGESELGRPVRWVHCSELYGIGPQLAGGELLLTAGQGLAGVDAGARRRYLRRLDERGVAGIAVEIGGSLPEVPYELVEEGRRRDFPVVALRRRVPFLRVAEAANTAIVTRAVAGRGRPGEAGGGPESGPRPHADRDAHAAALLRELAEGTALGQADVLARARELGFRPSPRLRLIGVAGPLAEAGLVLLDRAVAEERGAAAIRAVAPDGLLALVALPARPGVDPVRRLAALLDGAAAAAGERRWPRLALGDAVPGGADWTRWGETLREARGALRLALSIPPPRTAPAPGRAGGGAPAAGGGGPLVTSARALALERLLVGDSGVLDPGGRERLGRLVERVLGPLLAWESAHPSDLVRTLEVHLRNGCSATRTAALLHLGRQSLYQRLDRIESLLGVPVADPDLHAELLLATCARRVLTAMTGAQDPLGAPAPAPVSAEASAAWVPSPTRNRPPPAASARSAPKSRPGV